Proteins from a single region of Sphaerochaeta globosa str. Buddy:
- a CDS encoding lysophospholipid acyltransferase family protein has product MRVVSKKPLFIRIAQPTYGAYLLKHNRVESFGMEQLSTLKPPFLVIGNHAHTMDSLIVSSASPVHIRWVAGAYLFKLFGLRPMLERWIGAISKQQGRSDLFTIRAIGDALKQGDIVGLFPEGTRTWDGEPVGFDQAIAKLVRIFKVPIVVFHLEGFYGLKPRWADKKRKGKVYLRVFPPIMPDHISQMSVQELYAHLLSKIGFSYRDWQEKNHLPYISKHSAEGAEQVLYLCPQCKQASTIVSKGITLTCSHCSYSASLDPYDKLHTSVGEHHFDDIAYWHAWEREYIASDEGSSLVFPPDKGVLLQTGDTTKLITLERTFTLQMEQAGMRIKSPMGRDQFFAFTDIQSMIINAKNTVELYHNNTLYRIRIFKRGCIIKYVEMYQTKRQSTEGDQA; this is encoded by the coding sequence ATGAGAGTAGTGTCGAAAAAGCCATTGTTTATCCGGATTGCTCAACCTACCTATGGTGCATATCTTCTCAAACACAACCGTGTTGAATCGTTTGGTATGGAACAGCTTTCCACACTCAAGCCACCGTTCTTGGTGATCGGCAATCACGCCCACACCATGGATTCCCTCATTGTCAGCTCAGCCAGTCCAGTGCATATCCGTTGGGTTGCCGGAGCATACCTCTTCAAGCTTTTCGGCCTCAGGCCCATGCTCGAACGCTGGATAGGGGCAATCTCCAAGCAGCAAGGGCGCAGCGACCTCTTTACCATCCGCGCAATCGGCGATGCCCTCAAACAGGGTGACATTGTTGGCCTGTTTCCAGAGGGGACTCGGACTTGGGATGGAGAGCCTGTTGGATTCGACCAGGCTATTGCCAAGCTGGTGCGCATTTTCAAGGTTCCCATCGTAGTATTCCATCTCGAGGGATTCTACGGCCTCAAGCCGCGCTGGGCGGACAAGAAACGAAAAGGCAAGGTGTACCTTCGGGTGTTTCCTCCCATCATGCCCGATCATATCAGTCAGATGTCGGTACAAGAACTCTATGCACATTTACTATCCAAAATTGGATTCTCCTATCGTGATTGGCAAGAGAAAAATCATCTTCCGTACATTTCCAAACATTCGGCCGAAGGTGCTGAACAGGTACTTTACCTCTGCCCACAATGCAAGCAGGCCAGTACAATCGTCAGCAAGGGTATCACCCTTACGTGTTCGCATTGCTCCTATTCTGCTTCATTGGATCCCTACGACAAGCTTCACACCTCAGTAGGAGAACATCACTTCGATGACATCGCCTACTGGCATGCCTGGGAGAGAGAGTACATTGCTTCAGATGAGGGCTCTTCATTGGTATTCCCCCCGGACAAGGGGGTGCTGCTGCAAACCGGTGATACAACCAAACTCATCACCTTGGAAAGAACCTTTACCCTGCAGATGGAACAGGCGGGAATGAGAATCAAATCCCCGATGGGGCGTGACCAGTTTTTTGCCTTCACCGATATCCAGTCGATGATCATCAACGCAAAGAATACGGTGGAACTCTACCACAACAATACGCTCTATCGTATCCGAATTTTCAAACGAGGATGCATCATCAAGTATGTGGAGATGTATCAAACGAAACGACAGAGTACCGAGGGAGACCAAGCATGA
- a CDS encoding glycerophosphodiester phosphodiesterase yields the protein MKVFAHRGYSGLYPENTMLAFQKAFEAGCDGIELDVQLSKDGEVVILHDETLDRTTDKTGRVCDYTLAELKQCNAGVHAQNNIFVSIPSFEEYCAWVATTNLITNIELKTSIIYYPEIEKKTWELIKRYHLEKKVLFSSFNHLSLMAIKALDSSIPCGALVPESGLVNAGYCAKQFGLECYHPAYCTMSKQAVDECHEHGIKVNVWTVNDMHALETCLAWGCDGIFTNYPAVCTAYIASK from the coding sequence ATGAAAGTATTTGCACACAGGGGCTATAGCGGCTTGTATCCTGAAAACACCATGTTGGCCTTTCAGAAAGCCTTTGAAGCAGGATGCGATGGTATTGAGCTTGACGTACAATTGAGCAAGGATGGTGAGGTAGTTATACTTCATGACGAAACGCTCGACCGTACTACTGACAAGACCGGCAGGGTCTGCGACTACACGCTCGCAGAATTGAAACAATGCAATGCCGGTGTCCACGCCCAAAACAATATTTTTGTCAGCATCCCATCGTTTGAGGAGTATTGTGCCTGGGTTGCCACTACCAACCTCATTACCAACATTGAGCTGAAAACCAGTATCATCTACTATCCTGAGATTGAAAAGAAGACTTGGGAGCTGATCAAGCGGTACCACTTGGAGAAGAAAGTACTGTTCTCCTCATTCAACCATTTGTCCCTGATGGCGATCAAGGCTCTCGACTCATCCATTCCTTGTGGAGCGTTGGTTCCGGAATCCGGCTTGGTCAACGCAGGGTATTGTGCAAAACAGTTTGGTTTGGAGTGTTATCATCCGGCATATTGCACGATGAGCAAGCAAGCAGTGGATGAATGCCATGAACACGGTATCAAAGTGAATGTCTGGACGGTCAACGACATGCATGCATTGGAGACGTGCTTGGCTTGGGGCTGTGATGGTATTTTCACCAACTATCCTGCAGTCTGTACGGCCTACATCGCATCGAAATAA
- a CDS encoding TRAP transporter large permease yields the protein MIAYLPILLVFILYFSSIPIAYALFGSSLFYFAIIDTSSPVDLILQKFVTSTQSFPLLAIPFFVMAGSIMNYAGISKKLMQFADVLTGHMTGGLAQVNVLLSMLMGGVSGSANADAAMQSKMLVPEMEKRGYDKAFSTAITAASSAVTPVIPPGINLIIYALIANVSVGRTFMAGYLPGFLMTACLMVAVAIISKKRGYVPVRDKKASAKEILVQSIDSIWALLFPFGIILGLRIGMFTPSEAGAVAVFYTIIVGKFIYKELGKQHIIPILKETIFGTSGVVLIIVSASVFGYYLNWERIPQALTGLLLNLTQNKYLMLMIINVLFLVLGMFLEGGAAMIILAPLLVPVVVRLGVDPIHFGLITIVNIMIGGLTPPFGSMMFTCCSITGCKLQDFVREVIPFIIALLIALLLVTYIPAISLILPNLLYGTL from the coding sequence ATGATTGCCTATCTTCCCATCCTGTTGGTATTTATACTCTATTTTTCCAGCATACCCATCGCCTATGCCCTCTTTGGCTCTTCCTTGTTCTATTTTGCCATCATCGATACAAGTTCTCCTGTCGATTTGATCCTGCAAAAGTTTGTAACGAGTACGCAATCCTTCCCGCTTTTGGCCATTCCTTTCTTTGTCATGGCGGGATCGATCATGAACTATGCAGGAATCAGCAAGAAGCTGATGCAGTTTGCCGATGTCCTTACCGGTCATATGACCGGTGGTTTGGCACAGGTCAATGTACTGTTGAGCATGCTCATGGGCGGCGTCTCCGGTTCCGCAAACGCCGATGCAGCGATGCAGAGCAAAATGTTGGTTCCCGAGATGGAGAAACGAGGGTACGACAAGGCCTTCTCCACTGCAATCACGGCGGCTTCATCGGCCGTTACCCCCGTTATTCCTCCGGGCATCAACCTCATAATTTATGCATTGATCGCCAATGTCTCGGTCGGAAGGACCTTTATGGCAGGGTATCTTCCCGGCTTTCTAATGACTGCATGTCTCATGGTAGCGGTAGCCATCATCAGCAAGAAACGAGGGTACGTACCAGTTCGGGATAAGAAAGCAAGCGCTAAGGAAATCCTGGTGCAGAGCATTGACTCAATTTGGGCCCTTCTCTTTCCATTCGGTATCATCCTGGGTTTGAGAATTGGTATGTTCACTCCTTCCGAAGCAGGTGCCGTAGCGGTTTTCTATACGATTATTGTTGGTAAGTTCATCTATAAGGAACTGGGTAAGCAGCATATCATCCCCATCTTGAAGGAGACCATTTTCGGAACCAGCGGTGTAGTGTTGATCATCGTCTCCGCTTCGGTATTCGGATACTACCTCAACTGGGAGCGTATTCCCCAAGCGCTTACCGGGCTCCTCTTGAATTTGACCCAGAACAAATACTTGATGCTCATGATCATCAACGTGCTCTTCCTGGTGCTCGGCATGTTCCTGGAAGGCGGAGCCGCAATGATTATCCTTGCTCCCCTATTGGTGCCGGTGGTAGTACGTTTGGGTGTCGATCCCATCCATTTCGGTCTGATCACCATCGTAAACATCATGATTGGAGGCCTTACTCCTCCATTCGGGTCAATGATGTTCACCTGTTGCAGCATTACCGGTTGCAAGCTGCAGGATTTTGTGAGGGAAGTCATTCCTTTCATCATCGCCCTCTTGATTGCCTTACTGCTGGTAACCTATATTCCTGCTATCAGCCTCATTCTTCCCAATCTCTTGTATGGAACACTCTAG
- a CDS encoding TRAP transporter small permease produces the protein MSQTFKKVLTNLELIIASACIIVTTSLVLLNVVMRYFFKTGIYWSEEVATACFVWSVFIGAAAGYKHKAHVGVDMLINLCNPTWKKLLTIAVDAILLLINGYITYIAVIYLSLSYKKPTPVLGISTAYISSSILVSFSLMTIYSIYFLVKDIRKSNKGGAV, from the coding sequence ATGTCTCAGACATTCAAGAAAGTACTGACCAACCTTGAACTGATTATCGCAAGTGCTTGTATCATTGTTACTACGAGTCTTGTCCTTCTCAATGTCGTCATGCGCTACTTTTTCAAAACCGGCATCTATTGGTCTGAAGAAGTTGCAACCGCCTGCTTTGTCTGGTCGGTTTTCATCGGTGCAGCTGCCGGGTATAAACACAAGGCACACGTCGGTGTTGATATGCTCATCAACCTTTGTAATCCGACTTGGAAAAAGCTGCTTACCATTGCCGTTGATGCCATTCTGTTGTTGATCAATGGCTATATCACCTATATTGCCGTTATTTACCTCTCGCTTTCCTATAAGAAACCAACTCCCGTCCTGGGAATATCCACTGCATATATAAGCTCCTCCATCTTGGTCAGTTTTAGTTTGATGACCATTTATTCCATCTACTTTCTCGTAAAGGATATCAGAAAGAGCAACAAAGGAGGTGCCGTATGA
- a CDS encoding C4-dicarboxylate TRAP transporter substrate-binding protein — MKKGLLMALVLVLALMPIMAQGSKEAATGDDYKLVLKMSHVFAPNEQLTKSLDIVIKNIYDRTNGAIEIQHYPQSQLAVYKDGVEQVARGAQFISVEDPSYLGDYVADFNALVGPLMYTSYDEYEYMIQTDLVKGMIKQLEEKHRIKVLALDYIFGFRSMKTNKVIKTPADLKGMKIRTPGSQLFIDTINAMGAIATPMGFAETLSAVQQGVVDGLEGTMDAYGSNGSSEVAKNMALTQHFLGTCGVYINADVFNAIPAEYQKIIQEEYSAGAKQMISEITNNYEKTKARLEAQGNKFNEVDSAAFAKTVESVYANMKGVTPNIFQIMQNELAKMPK, encoded by the coding sequence ATGAAAAAAGGATTGCTCATGGCATTGGTCCTGGTATTGGCACTTATGCCGATCATGGCACAGGGAAGTAAGGAAGCCGCAACCGGGGATGATTACAAGCTCGTATTGAAAATGAGCCATGTATTTGCCCCCAATGAACAGTTGACCAAGTCACTGGACATCGTAATCAAGAATATCTACGACCGCACCAACGGTGCCATTGAGATTCAGCACTATCCGCAGAGCCAACTGGCTGTGTACAAGGACGGCGTAGAACAGGTTGCTCGTGGAGCACAGTTCATTTCCGTTGAGGATCCCTCATACCTGGGCGACTATGTTGCCGACTTCAATGCACTGGTGGGACCGCTGATGTACACCAGCTACGATGAGTACGAATATATGATTCAGACCGATCTGGTGAAGGGTATGATCAAGCAGCTTGAAGAGAAACATCGGATTAAAGTCCTTGCCCTGGATTACATCTTCGGTTTCCGCAGTATGAAGACCAACAAGGTAATCAAGACTCCCGCCGACCTCAAAGGTATGAAGATTCGTACTCCAGGAAGTCAGCTCTTCATCGACACCATCAACGCCATGGGTGCAATTGCCACTCCGATGGGCTTCGCCGAAACCCTCTCTGCCGTGCAGCAGGGCGTCGTTGACGGCTTGGAAGGAACCATGGATGCGTATGGATCCAATGGTAGCTCAGAAGTTGCCAAGAACATGGCCCTCACCCAGCACTTCCTGGGAACCTGCGGTGTGTACATCAATGCTGATGTGTTCAACGCAATTCCCGCCGAATACCAGAAGATTATTCAGGAAGAATATTCTGCCGGCGCAAAGCAGATGATCAGTGAGATCACCAACAACTATGAGAAGACCAAGGCAAGATTGGAAGCTCAGGGAAACAAGTTCAACGAAGTCGATTCCGCCGCCTTTGCAAAAACCGTTGAAAGTGTCTACGCCAACATGAAGGGTGTTACCCCCAATATTTTCCAAATTATGCAGAACGAACTCGCCAAAATGCCCAAATAA